From the Halomonas meridiana genome, one window contains:
- a CDS encoding exopolyphosphatase: MSTQQASTFRLVTRSDFDGLVCGALLKHLGLIDDITFVHPKDMQDGKIAIDANDITTNLPYVPGCHLAFDHHLSETVRNVERADNHIINADAPSAARVVWEYYGGHEAFPARWDDMMEAVDKGDSAQFNKDEILNPQGWVLLNFIMDARTGLGRFRDFRISNYQLMMKLIDYCREHTIDEILALDDVHERTTLYREHEQLAKEQIERCATVHGNAVVLDLRNEETIYATNRFVIYAMYPDCNISIHVMWGLKQQNTVLAIGKSILNRSSNTNVGELCLSYGGGGHLNAGTCQVDNDQAESALAEIVEKINADG; the protein is encoded by the coding sequence ATGTCTACCCAACAAGCATCCACGTTTCGTTTAGTTACCCGCAGCGATTTTGATGGTTTGGTATGCGGTGCCCTGCTCAAGCACTTAGGCCTTATTGACGACATCACCTTCGTTCACCCGAAGGACATGCAGGATGGCAAGATTGCTATTGATGCCAACGACATCACTACCAACCTGCCCTATGTGCCCGGCTGCCACCTAGCGTTCGACCACCATCTCAGCGAGACCGTGCGTAACGTCGAGCGTGCCGACAACCACATCATTAATGCAGACGCCCCTTCCGCTGCCCGCGTGGTATGGGAGTACTACGGCGGCCACGAGGCCTTCCCCGCACGCTGGGACGATATGATGGAAGCCGTCGATAAGGGCGACTCTGCCCAGTTCAACAAAGATGAAATTCTCAACCCGCAGGGCTGGGTACTGCTCAACTTCATCATGGACGCCCGCACGGGCCTGGGCCGCTTCCGCGACTTCCGCATCTCCAACTATCAGTTGATGATGAAGCTAATCGATTACTGCCGCGAGCACACCATCGACGAAATCCTCGCCCTTGACGATGTGCATGAGCGCACCACGCTTTACCGTGAGCATGAGCAGTTAGCAAAGGAGCAAATTGAGCGCTGCGCAACCGTGCATGGCAATGCGGTGGTACTGGATCTACGCAACGAAGAGACCATCTACGCCACCAACCGCTTCGTGATCTACGCCATGTACCCCGACTGCAACATCTCGATTCACGTGATGTGGGGGCTCAAGCAGCAGAACACCGTGCTGGCGATTGGTAAATCGATCCTCAACCGCTCCAGCAACACCAACGTAGGCGAGCTGTGCTTAAGCTACGGTGGCGGCGGCCACCTAAATGCGGGCACCTGCCAAGTTGATAATGATCAGGCGGAGAGCGCGTTGGCGGAGATTGTTGAGAAGATTAATGCGGATGGGTAA
- a CDS encoding YjiH family protein, whose translation MSYSQAKSEEPTSSSLIPRAHLLKFLLPSLMGVLLFLVPFQVGDSINIGMGLMADGLQSLLGAALPAIALCVLCLSVIVTLYVKVAKPGWAQQGHFKDMFDVGAIWVALRILGAIFVIMTFFQFGPEVVTASYTGGVMLNDLAPVLLTFFFFAALLLPFLVEFGFMEFIGTMVRKPFRVIFNLPGRSTIDATASWMGSGTVGVLITAQQYEQGYYNGREASVIATNFSVASIAFSLLVTNFVEINHLFVQFYFTVVVSGLMAAVIVSRIPPLSRKSDDYYEPVGCQLSEERTENVGLFRYSLLQATRRAAGAPGPKELARLALLNVIDIFLTLLPLVFAIGTVALILAEFTPLFTWLSYPMVPVLELLRIPEAQAAAPATLVGFADMFLPAVLATNIESELTRFVIACLSMTQLVYMSEIGALLLKSKIPIKFWELAVVFLLRTAITLPIIAFMAHTFFF comes from the coding sequence ATGTCTTATTCTCAAGCGAAGTCGGAAGAACCCACTTCGTCCTCATTGATCCCCCGAGCACATCTTCTAAAGTTTTTGCTGCCTTCGCTGATGGGCGTACTGCTTTTTCTGGTGCCGTTTCAAGTCGGTGATTCGATCAATATCGGCATGGGGTTAATGGCCGATGGCCTGCAGTCGCTTTTGGGCGCTGCACTGCCCGCGATTGCACTATGTGTGCTGTGTCTATCCGTCATCGTGACGCTCTATGTGAAGGTCGCAAAGCCTGGCTGGGCACAGCAAGGCCACTTTAAAGATATGTTCGACGTAGGGGCTATTTGGGTAGCGCTGCGGATACTCGGTGCGATCTTCGTCATCATGACGTTTTTCCAGTTCGGCCCCGAAGTTGTCACAGCGTCTTACACGGGCGGAGTGATGCTTAATGATCTGGCACCCGTGCTACTGACGTTCTTTTTCTTTGCCGCGCTGCTACTGCCTTTTCTGGTCGAGTTCGGCTTTATGGAGTTTATTGGCACCATGGTGCGTAAGCCGTTCCGGGTCATCTTTAACCTGCCGGGGCGCAGCACGATTGATGCCACTGCGTCATGGATGGGCTCCGGTACGGTAGGCGTTTTGATTACCGCACAGCAGTACGAGCAGGGCTACTATAACGGCCGCGAGGCTTCGGTGATCGCGACCAACTTCTCCGTTGCTTCCATCGCTTTCAGCTTGCTGGTAACAAACTTTGTCGAGATCAACCACCTCTTCGTACAGTTTTATTTCACGGTAGTGGTTTCTGGGTTGATGGCAGCTGTCATCGTCTCGCGGATTCCGCCGCTGTCGCGTAAATCTGATGACTATTACGAGCCGGTCGGCTGCCAGTTAAGCGAAGAGCGCACCGAAAACGTGGGCCTGTTCCGCTACAGCCTGCTGCAGGCAACCCGCCGCGCGGCGGGCGCACCAGGGCCAAAAGAGCTGGCCCGGTTGGCGCTGCTTAACGTTATCGATATCTTCCTGACGCTGCTGCCTCTGGTGTTTGCGATTGGCACCGTAGCGCTGATTTTGGCCGAGTTCACGCCGCTGTTTACCTGGCTCTCCTACCCCATGGTGCCAGTGCTGGAGCTGCTGCGTATTCCCGAAGCCCAGGCGGCCGCCCCTGCCACACTCGTCGGCTTTGCCGACATGTTCTTGCCAGCGGTGCTGGCCACCAACATTGAAAGCGAGCTGACCCGCTTTGTGATTGCCTGCCTTTCCATGACGCAGCTGGTCTATATGTCGGAGATTGGCGCGCTGCTGCTCAAGTCGAAGATTCCCATCAAGTTCTGGGAGCTGGCCGTGGTATTCCTGCTGCGTACCGCGATTACGCTGCCGATCATCGCCTTTATGGCCCACACGTTTTTCTTCTAA
- a CDS encoding heparan-alpha-glucosaminide N-acetyltransferase domain-containing protein, with protein MFTWQEVPRLPRAEGRIDAMDLARGIAIGLMILSHTVSGLIGIRNVPDWGMVPVHFLTKFSSSLFILVFGIALAVAFLASTQTEAWPKRRLKLWVRAVEVWFWYKALTVVEMLPYYAPGDIVDALLYQRFAIWVEILGFYAIALLWVPLVLPLWARTPLWGRCALIIGLTALSAWLQGLSFGGNDTLKALLVDHENHYTWGQLSRAPLILAGLLIGEALLRCYFDTALRRKLVLALVGVGAVMVATFYGLAFAEGDVSAAMLAVANNDGKHPPGLKFTLYSVGGALVILGAALAGGATAAKALRPLTMVGSDALNAFIFHIVMIFLVLRFLLEGEGMYTYPQALGVGGLLILGAALWIWLTRWIARYK; from the coding sequence GTGTTTACCTGGCAAGAAGTGCCACGCCTGCCTCGTGCGGAAGGGCGTATAGATGCGATGGATCTCGCCCGTGGTATAGCGATTGGGCTGATGATTCTCAGCCATACGGTGAGTGGGCTGATTGGAATACGCAACGTCCCCGATTGGGGCATGGTGCCCGTCCATTTTCTCACTAAGTTCTCTTCTTCCCTGTTCATTCTGGTCTTCGGGATTGCGCTAGCCGTGGCCTTTTTAGCGTCTACCCAAACAGAGGCGTGGCCAAAACGGCGGCTAAAACTATGGGTGCGCGCGGTTGAAGTGTGGTTTTGGTACAAGGCGTTGACAGTCGTCGAGATGCTGCCGTATTACGCCCCAGGCGATATTGTTGATGCGCTGCTTTATCAGCGCTTTGCGATTTGGGTAGAAATCCTCGGTTTTTATGCCATTGCCCTGCTGTGGGTACCATTGGTACTTCCATTATGGGCACGTACACCGCTGTGGGGGCGGTGTGCGCTTATTATTGGCTTAACCGCGCTCTCCGCTTGGCTGCAGGGGCTGAGCTTTGGCGGTAACGACACCTTAAAAGCGCTGTTGGTAGACCATGAAAACCATTACACCTGGGGCCAGCTTAGCCGCGCTCCGTTGATCTTGGCGGGCCTGCTGATCGGTGAAGCCTTGCTGCGCTGCTATTTTGATACGGCGCTAAGGCGAAAACTGGTGCTGGCGCTGGTGGGCGTGGGGGCTGTCATGGTCGCCACGTTCTATGGCTTGGCCTTTGCAGAAGGCGATGTTTCCGCTGCAATGCTGGCGGTGGCGAATAACGATGGCAAGCACCCGCCTGGGCTCAAATTCACGCTGTACAGTGTGGGCGGTGCGCTGGTTATTTTAGGCGCTGCACTCGCTGGTGGAGCTACGGCAGCCAAGGCGCTACGGCCATTAACCATGGTGGGTAGCGACGCGCTCAACGCGTTTATTTTCCACATTGTGATGATTTTTCTAGTGCTGCGTTTTCTGCTGGAAGGCGAAGGCATGTACACCTATCCACAGGCGCTTGGCGTGGGTGGGCTGTTAATTCTTGGGGCCGCGCTGTGGATTTGGCTAACGCGCTGGATCGCCCGTTACAAATAA
- a CDS encoding ABC transporter permease has protein sequence MNLYPVRAIYMAEMARTRRTLLQSVVSPVISTSLYFVVFGAAIGSRITEIGGVSYGAFIVPGLIMLMLLTQSVSNASFGIFFPKFSGSIYEILSAPISYLEIVVGYVGAAASKSILLGLIILGTSSFFVPLEIAHPFWMLTFLVLTAVTFSLLGFIIGIWADGFDKLQLVPLLVITPLTFLGGSFYSIDMLPPFWQSVTLANPVVYLVSGFRWSFYGISDVSLGASVAMILLFLAASLATIAWVFRTGYRLKP, from the coding sequence ATGAACCTCTATCCCGTTCGTGCGATTTACATGGCGGAAATGGCCCGCACTCGCCGCACGCTGCTACAGAGCGTTGTCTCACCGGTGATCTCTACCTCGCTCTACTTTGTGGTGTTTGGCGCGGCGATTGGCTCGCGGATCACGGAAATTGGCGGGGTGAGCTACGGTGCGTTTATCGTTCCTGGTTTGATTATGCTGATGCTGCTGACCCAGAGCGTCTCGAACGCCTCGTTTGGCATCTTTTTTCCCAAGTTCTCCGGCAGCATCTATGAGATTTTGTCGGCGCCGATCTCCTATTTAGAGATTGTCGTGGGCTACGTAGGGGCGGCGGCCTCGAAATCGATACTGCTGGGGCTGATCATTCTCGGTACGTCCAGCTTCTTTGTGCCGCTTGAGATCGCCCACCCGTTCTGGATGCTGACGTTTTTGGTACTGACTGCCGTCACCTTCAGCCTGCTGGGCTTTATCATCGGCATCTGGGCGGATGGCTTCGACAAGCTGCAGCTTGTACCGCTGCTGGTGATTACCCCGCTCACGTTCCTGGGCGGCAGCTTCTACTCTATCGATATGCTGCCTCCGTTTTGGCAGAGCGTGACCCTGGCGAATCCGGTGGTGTACCTCGTCAGCGGTTTCCGCTGGAGCTTCTACGGCATTAGCGATGTCAGCTTAGGGGCTAGCGTGGCGATGATTTTGCTGTTTTTGGCGGCAAGCCTTGCCACCATTGCCTGGGTTTTC
- a CDS encoding peptidylprolyl isomerase, producing the protein MARASARHILVSSEEQCNALKQEIENGRDFADVAKQHSSCPSGRQGGDLGSFGPGQMVPEFDKVVFSGELNKVHGPVQTQFGYHLLEITSRT; encoded by the coding sequence ATGGCACGTGCCAGCGCCCGTCATATTTTGGTAAGCAGTGAAGAGCAGTGCAACGCACTGAAACAAGAGATCGAAAACGGCCGCGATTTCGCGGACGTAGCCAAGCAGCACTCCAGCTGCCCTTCTGGCCGCCAGGGCGGCGACCTGGGCAGCTTTGGCCCTGGCCAAATGGTGCCGGAATTCGACAAAGTCGTCTTCAGCGGTGAGCTCAACAAGGTTCACGGGCCGGTACAGACTCAGTTTGGCTATCACTTGCTCGAAATCACCAGCCGCACTTAA
- a CDS encoding serine hydrolase → MRHLQRWLAAALLCALLPASTAILASTNWYYEVDKQSPWQGDLDARISAIEEVFGGALGVYVQNLATGEAYSWQADDPWYLASLIKVPVAAQVLAERQAGTLSLDDRLTLALSDFVDGAGPVNWHDPGTPISIRYLLEQMLTVSDNTATDMLIDRVGLDAVNARARRMVAASNGQPAHLGPISKLVEVRQGVYGQLHPEARQLGGLDFIALRQHRVNQRPVALAQALDVGEGSFEQPDYDHAFDAYEATGENVGTLRAYGDLLASLHHGGMEDANAEQRQTLLAIMQRTQSGERRLKQGMGSEFTFAHKTGTQHRRSCDAGIASRASQAGDAANGPWVIVACARGPLSVQAHERALASVGEALRYSGALGHD, encoded by the coding sequence TTGCGACATCTTCAACGCTGGCTAGCTGCCGCGCTGCTGTGCGCTTTATTGCCAGCCAGCACCGCCATTTTGGCAAGTACGAACTGGTACTACGAGGTCGATAAACAGAGCCCTTGGCAAGGCGATTTAGATGCGCGAATAAGCGCCATTGAAGAGGTGTTTGGCGGCGCGCTAGGTGTTTACGTTCAGAACCTCGCAACAGGCGAGGCGTACTCCTGGCAGGCAGACGACCCCTGGTATTTGGCATCGCTGATTAAAGTGCCCGTAGCGGCTCAGGTGCTGGCTGAACGCCAGGCGGGCACGCTCTCTCTGGATGATCGTCTTACATTGGCACTTAGCGACTTTGTCGATGGCGCCGGGCCGGTCAACTGGCACGACCCCGGTACACCGATCTCGATTCGTTATTTGCTTGAGCAGATGCTCACCGTCAGCGATAACACCGCCACGGATATGCTGATAGACCGTGTGGGCTTGGACGCCGTGAATGCCCGCGCCCGCCGCATGGTCGCCGCCAGCAACGGCCAGCCGGCGCACCTTGGCCCCATCAGCAAGCTGGTGGAAGTGCGCCAAGGCGTATATGGCCAGTTACACCCCGAGGCTCGCCAGCTGGGCGGGTTAGATTTTATCGCCCTGCGCCAACACCGTGTGAATCAGCGCCCGGTTGCCTTAGCGCAAGCGTTGGATGTGGGTGAAGGGAGCTTTGAGCAGCCCGACTATGACCACGCCTTCGATGCCTACGAAGCCACCGGTGAAAACGTTGGCACGCTACGCGCCTATGGCGACCTGCTGGCCAGCCTGCATCACGGTGGTATGGAGGATGCGAATGCCGAACAGCGCCAAACGCTGCTGGCGATCATGCAGCGGACCCAGTCCGGCGAGCGGCGCTTGAAACAAGGCATGGGCAGCGAGTTCACTTTTGCGCACAAAACAGGCACGCAGCACCGGCGAAGCTGCGATGCCGGTATTGCATCGCGTGCCTCTCAAGCAGGTGACGCCGCCAATGGCCCCTGGGTCATCGTGGCCTGTGCTCGCGGTCCGCTCTCGGTGCAGGCCCATGAGCGTGCCCTGGCGAGTGTGGGCGAAGCGCTGCGTTATAGCGGTGCCTTGGGTCACGACTAG
- the speB gene encoding agmatinase, whose product MSDFNQPLGGNTMPRFAGPATMMRLPTQESAEGLDAAFIGIPMDIGTSNRPGTRLGPRQIRDESRMLRPYNMATGAAPFERLQVADIGDVPINTFHLPKSVDIITAFYDDVLKHDCIPLTLGGEHTLTLPILRAMAKKHGPVGLIHIDAHADVNEHMFGEPIAHGTPFRRAQEEGLLAHNKVVQIGLRGTGYAPEDFDWCREQGFRVVQAEECWHRSLAPLMAEVREQMGDIPVYISFDIDGLDPSVAPGTGTVEMGGLTSAQGLEIVRGTAGLNIVGGDLVEVSPPYDPSGNTALMGATLLYEMLCVLPGVKRNA is encoded by the coding sequence ATGTCGGACTTTAATCAGCCGCTGGGCGGCAACACCATGCCGCGCTTTGCGGGGCCTGCCACCATGATGCGCCTGCCCACGCAAGAGAGTGCCGAAGGGCTGGATGCGGCTTTTATCGGTATACCCATGGATATCGGTACGTCGAATCGCCCGGGTACGCGCCTAGGGCCACGGCAGATTCGCGATGAGTCGCGCATGTTGCGCCCTTACAACATGGCGACAGGCGCCGCGCCGTTCGAGCGCCTTCAGGTAGCCGATATCGGCGATGTGCCCATCAACACCTTTCACCTGCCGAAAAGCGTCGACATCATCACCGCCTTCTATGACGACGTGCTCAAGCACGACTGCATTCCGTTAACCCTGGGCGGCGAGCATACGCTGACGCTACCCATTCTGCGTGCCATGGCGAAAAAACACGGCCCGGTGGGGTTGATTCATATCGATGCCCACGCGGATGTGAACGAGCACATGTTTGGCGAACCCATTGCGCACGGCACGCCGTTCCGCCGTGCCCAGGAGGAAGGGTTACTCGCCCATAACAAGGTCGTGCAAATTGGCCTGCGCGGGACCGGTTATGCCCCTGAAGATTTCGACTGGTGCCGCGAGCAGGGTTTCCGTGTGGTGCAGGCTGAGGAGTGCTGGCACCGCTCGCTGGCGCCATTGATGGCGGAAGTGCGCGAACAAATGGGCGATATCCCCGTGTATATCAGCTTTGATATCGATGGCTTAGACCCCTCCGTTGCCCCCGGTACCGGCACCGTGGAAATGGGCGGCCTAACCTCTGCCCAAGGCTTGGAAATTGTGCGGGGCACCGCTGGCTTGAACATCGTCGGTGGTGACTTAGTAGAGGTATCACCGCCTTATGACCCCAGCGGTAATACGGCCCTGATGGGTGCCACGCTGCTGTATGAAATGCTCTGCGTACTGCCGGGCGTTAAGCGTAACGCCTAA
- a CDS encoding ABC transporter ATP-binding protein — translation MNDPIITIDGLNKIYEGGFQALTRVDLTIQRGEIFALLGPNGAGKTTLISLVCGLVNPSEGHVIVDGFDSVRDYRQARERIGLVPQELTNEAFETVWNTVSFSRGLFGKSPNPAHIEKVLKSLSLWDKRYNRLMTLSGGMKRRVLIAKALSHEPRILFLDEPTAGVDVELRRDMWNVVRGLRDDGVTIILTTHYIEEAEEMADRIGVINRGEIVLVEEKAALMKKLGSKQLTLQLHSPLAELPPALAQEELSLTADGFELVYTYDGRQEEEGRGISTLLTQLEQAGISFKDLHTRQSSLEDIFVDLVKERS, via the coding sequence TTGAACGACCCCATCATTACCATCGATGGCCTGAATAAAATCTACGAAGGTGGCTTTCAGGCGCTCACCCGCGTGGATTTAACCATCCAGCGCGGCGAAATTTTTGCACTGCTCGGCCCGAACGGGGCGGGCAAAACCACGCTGATTAGCTTGGTATGTGGCCTGGTTAATCCCAGCGAAGGCCATGTTATCGTCGACGGCTTCGACAGCGTGCGCGATTACCGCCAAGCCCGCGAGCGGATTGGTCTTGTGCCGCAAGAACTCACCAATGAAGCGTTCGAAACGGTCTGGAACACGGTGAGCTTCAGCCGTGGCCTGTTTGGTAAATCCCCCAATCCCGCCCATATCGAAAAAGTGCTCAAGTCGCTCTCGCTGTGGGATAAACGCTACAACCGCCTGATGACCCTCTCCGGCGGTATGAAGCGGCGGGTGCTGATTGCCAAGGCGCTCTCCCACGAGCCACGCATTCTGTTTTTGGATGAGCCGACCGCCGGGGTGGATGTTGAGCTGCGGCGGGATATGTGGAACGTGGTACGCGGGCTTCGGGACGATGGGGTGACGATCATTCTCACCACCCACTACATTGAAGAAGCCGAAGAGATGGCCGACCGCATAGGCGTCATCAATCGCGGCGAGATCGTGCTGGTGGAAGAGAAAGCCGCGCTAATGAAAAAGCTGGGCAGCAAGCAGCTCACCCTGCAGCTACACAGCCCGCTGGCAGAATTGCCGCCTGCGCTGGCGCAAGAGGAGCTAAGCTTAACCGCCGACGGCTTCGAACTGGTTTACACCTACGATGGCCGTCAGGAAGAGGAGGGGCGAGGGATCTCTACCCTGTTAACGCAGCTAGAGCAGGCGGGGATCAGCTTTAAAGATCTACACACCCGGCAGAGCTCGCTGGAAGATATCTTCGTGGACCTGGTGAAGGAGCGCTCATGA
- a CDS encoding aldehyde dehydrogenase family protein, with amino-acid sequence MQTLNHQFINNQWVASKGTRLLDVMNPYREERIAQVTAGDAADVDAAVKAAQQAQPEWQALGGAARANYLDGFADALESRREALITLSATNNGKPLVEAGIDLDDAIACYRYYAQQAKALDARQGERVSVDMEGVEARTYHDPVGVVGLIAPWNFPLVTSAWKLAPALAAGCTAVLKPSEVTPLPEQVLAEIALEIGLPAGVLNLLNGDGEGIGAPLTNHPGVDKISFTGSNRVGEAVMQAASARTASVSLELGGKSPILVMEDADPAQAADWVMAGIYFNAGQICSATSRLLVHEDVAEALYAALAERMDALTLGDPLAEGTDLGPLTSVKQRDAVQRYMDIADQEGLTVVRDAQHCTLPAQGYFLAPTLYRDVPVESRLWKEEIFGPVLCGRSVASEAEAIQLANDSDFGLAATVISGDPERAKRIGRQLKAGSIWYNSEQLVLPETAWGGFKRSGIGRELGPWGLSAYLEVKHVVGAE; translated from the coding sequence ATGCAGACACTCAATCATCAGTTCATCAACAACCAGTGGGTTGCATCGAAGGGCACCCGGTTGCTCGATGTGATGAATCCTTATCGCGAAGAGCGTATTGCTCAGGTCACCGCAGGGGATGCGGCAGATGTGGATGCTGCCGTTAAAGCTGCCCAGCAGGCTCAACCTGAATGGCAGGCGTTGGGTGGGGCCGCACGTGCCAACTACCTCGATGGGTTTGCTGATGCGCTGGAGTCTCGTCGAGAGGCATTGATCACACTGTCGGCCACCAATAACGGTAAGCCACTGGTGGAAGCAGGTATTGACCTAGACGATGCAATTGCATGCTACCGCTACTACGCCCAGCAGGCCAAAGCGCTGGATGCCCGGCAAGGGGAGCGGGTCAGTGTCGACATGGAAGGCGTTGAAGCGCGGACGTATCATGACCCGGTTGGGGTAGTGGGGCTGATTGCGCCATGGAACTTCCCTTTAGTGACCAGTGCTTGGAAGCTGGCACCTGCCCTAGCGGCGGGCTGCACTGCGGTACTTAAACCTTCAGAAGTGACGCCGCTGCCTGAACAAGTGCTGGCAGAGATCGCGCTGGAAATCGGCTTGCCTGCAGGCGTGCTAAATCTGCTCAATGGTGACGGCGAGGGCATCGGTGCGCCGCTGACTAACCACCCTGGCGTGGATAAAATCTCCTTCACCGGCAGTAACCGCGTTGGCGAAGCGGTGATGCAGGCTGCCAGCGCTCGCACTGCGAGTGTGTCGCTGGAGCTGGGCGGTAAATCACCCATTTTAGTGATGGAAGACGCGGACCCCGCCCAAGCCGCTGATTGGGTAATGGCGGGTATTTACTTCAACGCCGGTCAGATCTGCTCTGCCACCTCGCGTCTGTTGGTTCACGAAGACGTCGCCGAAGCACTCTACGCTGCGCTTGCCGAACGCATGGATGCGCTGACGCTAGGCGACCCGCTAGCCGAAGGCACCGATTTAGGGCCACTGACCAGCGTTAAGCAGCGCGATGCAGTACAGCGCTACATGGATATTGCCGATCAGGAGGGGCTCACGGTGGTACGCGATGCACAACACTGCACTCTGCCCGCTCAAGGCTACTTCCTAGCACCCACGCTGTACCGTGATGTGCCGGTAGAGAGCCGTCTGTGGAAAGAAGAGATCTTCGGCCCCGTGCTCTGTGGTCGTAGCGTGGCAAGCGAAGCCGAAGCGATTCAGCTTGCCAATGACAGTGACTTTGGCCTCGCCGCCACGGTGATCAGCGGCGACCCGGAGCGGGCCAAGCGCATTGGCCGTCAGTTGAAGGCAGGCAGCATTTGGTACAACAGCGAGCAGCTCGTGCTACCCGAAACTGCCTGGGGTGGCTTCAAGCGCAGCGGTATCGGGCGTGAGTTAGGCCCTTGGGGGCTGAGTGCGTACTTGGAAGTGAAGCATGTGGTTGGCGCTGAGTAG
- a CDS encoding 5-guanidino-2-oxopentanoate decarboxylase gives MNESTTMTCADLLIHLLRDTYGVRALFGIPGVHTVELYRGLEGSEVAHITPRHEQGAGFMADGYARASGQPGVCLIITGPGMTNIATAMGQALADSIPMLVISSVNRRDTLGLGQGRLHELPSQQQMISGVARFSHTLLDASTLPEVLARAFAVFNGARPGPVHIEIPIDLFNAPVSVPTSWQAPTLYRAAPDPEGLAEAARLLKAAKLPLVLLGGGCVSAPDAARALVEQLDAPTVTTINAKGLLGRDHPLDLGANAALPAVRELAAKADVILAVGTELGETDYDVVFDDGFHLNGALIRIDVDPEQLVRNQRTTLGLVGDAGRSLELLLTHFSEPLKHQGGERTATALNALDLANDPAFSDFVPLYKTLADHLPDAILVGDSTAPVYAGNHLVSQPAPRRYFNASTGYGTLGYGLPAALGAQLARPDLPVVALVGDGGVMFTLSELATAVEARLPVVIVLWHNAGYEEIRRYMDANGVARLGVDIQAPNFLTLAEGFGCPGMLVESPAELSQALANRVPTGPLLIEIDAAAWQRACSLSD, from the coding sequence ATGAACGAGTCAACAACAATGACCTGCGCCGACCTGTTGATCCACCTGCTGCGCGATACTTACGGCGTGCGCGCGCTGTTCGGCATTCCCGGTGTGCACACGGTGGAGCTGTACCGTGGCCTGGAAGGCAGTGAGGTAGCGCATATCACTCCGCGCCATGAGCAGGGAGCGGGGTTTATGGCCGATGGCTATGCCCGTGCCAGCGGTCAGCCAGGTGTGTGTTTAATTATCACCGGGCCGGGGATGACCAATATTGCCACCGCCATGGGCCAAGCCCTGGCGGACTCCATCCCCATGCTGGTGATCTCCAGCGTTAATCGCCGCGATACCTTGGGCTTAGGCCAGGGGCGATTGCACGAACTGCCCAGCCAGCAACAGATGATTAGCGGCGTGGCGCGCTTTAGCCACACGTTGCTGGATGCCAGCACGCTACCCGAGGTGTTGGCCCGTGCCTTTGCCGTTTTCAACGGCGCGCGCCCAGGCCCGGTGCATATTGAAATCCCCATTGATCTGTTTAATGCGCCCGTCAGCGTGCCGACTAGCTGGCAAGCGCCCACGCTATACCGCGCGGCTCCCGACCCGGAAGGGCTGGCCGAGGCGGCTCGGCTACTTAAGGCGGCGAAGCTGCCTCTGGTACTGTTGGGCGGTGGCTGTGTCTCAGCGCCTGATGCCGCACGAGCACTGGTAGAGCAGTTGGATGCTCCCACGGTGACAACCATCAACGCCAAGGGGCTGCTGGGTCGTGATCACCCGCTGGACCTAGGAGCCAATGCTGCTCTGCCCGCCGTGAGGGAGCTAGCCGCTAAGGCGGATGTGATTCTGGCAGTAGGAACCGAGTTGGGCGAAACCGACTATGACGTCGTTTTTGACGACGGTTTTCACCTCAACGGCGCGCTGATTCGTATCGACGTTGATCCCGAGCAGCTGGTGCGCAATCAGCGCACCACGCTTGGTTTGGTGGGCGATGCCGGGCGCAGTTTGGAGCTTCTGCTAACGCATTTTTCTGAGCCGCTGAAGCATCAGGGCGGCGAGCGGACTGCCACTGCTCTGAACGCTTTAGATTTGGCCAACGATCCCGCGTTTAGCGATTTCGTTCCGCTCTATAAAACGCTGGCCGACCACTTACCTGACGCCATTCTAGTGGGCGACTCCACCGCCCCGGTGTACGCCGGAAACCACCTCGTCAGCCAGCCTGCGCCTCGCCGCTATTTCAATGCATCCACCGGTTACGGCACCCTAGGCTATGGGCTGCCTGCGGCATTAGGGGCGCAGCTAGCCCGGCCAGATCTACCCGTAGTAGCGCTGGTGGGAGACGGCGGGGTGATGTTTACGCTCTCGGAACTCGCCACCGCCGTGGAAGCCCGCCTGCCCGTGGTCATCGTGCTATGGCACAACGCCGGTTATGAAGAGATCCGCCGCTATATGGATGCCAACGGTGTGGCGCGATTGGGGGTCGATATTCAAGCACCCAACTTCCTGACTCTGGCTGAAGGCTTTGGCTGCCCCGGCATGCTGGTAGAGAGCCCCGCTGAGCTTTCCCAGGCACTCGCCAACCGCGTTCCCACCGGGCCGCTGCTGATCGAAATTGACGCCGCTGCTTGGCAGCGCGCGTGCTCACTTTCTGACTAG